From Rhodanobacteraceae bacterium, the proteins below share one genomic window:
- a CDS encoding RidA family protein has product MSRTPIHSDAAPKAIGPYSQAVRSGNTLYLSGQTPLDPATGEMVAGGIDAQAARVFENLKAVLAAAGASFDDVVRVAIYMTDLGNFGAVNEVMKKYFNEPYPARSTIGVAALPRGAAVEIDVIAVTGG; this is encoded by the coding sequence ATGTCCCGTACTCCCATTCATTCCGATGCCGCGCCCAAGGCGATCGGCCCGTATTCGCAGGCAGTCCGCAGCGGCAACACGTTGTATCTGTCCGGCCAGACGCCGCTCGATCCCGCCACCGGCGAGATGGTGGCAGGCGGCATCGACGCGCAAGCCGCGCGCGTGTTCGAGAACCTGAAGGCCGTGCTGGCAGCGGCGGGCGCTTCGTTCGACGACGTCGTGCGCGTGGCGATCTACATGACCGACCTCGGCAACTTCGGTGCCGTCAACGAAGTCATGAAGAAGTATTTCAACGAACCGTACCCCGCGCGTTCGACGATCGGCGTGGCGGCGTTGCCGCGCGGTGCGGCGGTGGAGATCGATGTGATCGCGGTGACCGGTGGCTGA
- a CDS encoding Citrate synthase (si), whose product MSKNVTLTTADHSVSLPLVEGSQGPSCIDIAPLYKETGHFTYDPGFAATAACKSAITFIDGEKGVLLYRGYPIEQLAEQSRFLEVAYLLLEGELPSAEQMHTFEDQVTHHTMMHESVKNFLHGFHYDAHPMAMLCASVASLSAFYHDTTNNDDPAQRKLAAIRLIAKMPTLAAAAYRYSIGWPMRYPRNNLEYVDRFLHMMFEVPSEPLRINPVAAKALDLLFILHADHEQNASTSTVRLVGSTGANPYASVAAGIAALWGPAHGGANEAVLKMLTEIGDAKNVGKAVERAKDKNSGFRLMGFGHRVYKNFDPRAKIIRATCHEVLDKLGVNDPLLDIAMKLEEVALKDDYFIEHKLYPNVDFYSGIIYKALKIPTEMFTVMFAIARTAGWISHWIEQHEMPGGRIGRPRQVYVGATPREYVALENR is encoded by the coding sequence GTGTCCAAGAACGTCACCCTGACCACCGCCGATCATTCCGTGTCCCTGCCGCTGGTGGAGGGCAGCCAGGGGCCGAGCTGCATCGACATTGCGCCGCTTTACAAGGAGACCGGGCACTTCACGTACGATCCGGGTTTCGCCGCCACCGCCGCGTGCAAGAGCGCGATCACCTTCATCGACGGCGAGAAAGGCGTGCTGCTGTATCGCGGATACCCGATCGAACAACTCGCCGAGCAATCGCGTTTCCTGGAAGTGGCCTATCTGCTGCTGGAAGGCGAACTTCCGAGCGCGGAGCAGATGCATACGTTCGAGGACCAGGTGACGCATCACACGATGATGCACGAGTCGGTCAAGAACTTCCTGCACGGCTTCCATTACGACGCGCACCCGATGGCGATGCTGTGCGCGTCGGTGGCGTCGCTGTCGGCGTTCTACCATGACACCACCAACAACGACGACCCCGCGCAGCGCAAGCTGGCCGCGATCCGCCTGATCGCCAAGATGCCGACGCTGGCCGCCGCCGCGTACCGCTATTCGATCGGCTGGCCGATGCGCTATCCGCGCAACAACCTCGAATACGTCGATCGCTTCCTGCACATGATGTTCGAAGTGCCGAGCGAGCCGCTGCGGATCAATCCGGTGGCCGCGAAGGCACTGGACCTGCTGTTCATCCTGCACGCCGACCACGAGCAGAACGCCAGCACCTCGACCGTGCGGCTGGTGGGTTCCACCGGCGCCAATCCGTACGCATCGGTCGCGGCCGGCATTGCGGCGTTGTGGGGCCCCGCGCATGGCGGCGCCAACGAAGCGGTGCTGAAGATGCTCACCGAAATCGGCGATGCGAAGAACGTCGGCAAGGCCGTCGAGCGCGCCAAGGACAAGAATTCCGGCTTCCGCCTGATGGGCTTCGGCCACCGCGTGTACAAGAATTTCGACCCACGCGCCAAGATCATCCGCGCGACCTGCCACGAAGTGCTGGACAAGCTCGGCGTCAACGATCCGCTGCTGGACATCGCGATGAAGCTGGAGGAAGTCGCGCTGAAGGACGACTACTTCATCGAGCACAAGCTGTACCCGAACGTCGATTTCTACTCCGGCATCATCTACAAGGCGCTGAAGATCCCGACCGAGATGTTCACCGTGATGTTCGCGATCGCGCGCACCGCGGGCTGGATCTCGCACTGGATCGAACAGCATGAAATGCCCGGCGGTCGCATCGGCCGTCCGCGCCAGGTGTACGTCGGCGCGACGCCGCGCGAGTACGTGGCGCTGGAAAATCGGTAA
- a CDS encoding ATP-dependent DNA helicase RecG, whose protein sequence is MTTPADTHPIPSNDPGLAPVSTLPGVGPAVADTLRRLGIERVQDLWFHLPLRYEDRTRITPLRELAAGESAQVEGVVEAIQTGFRPRPQLRVAITDASRETLVLRFFHFRRQQAQQFAPGVRLQCYGAVRHGQHGLEMVHPQYRVLRGEAVVEDTLTPVYPVTEGLGQQRLRGVIEKALARLPDAAALELIPSELLEPLGLMPLRDALLGVHRPAPDADVAALLACTHPAQQRLAFEELLAHHISLKQMRALVRKHRAPALPADAGLRQRFLEGLPFALTHAQARVAQEVGRDLGKNVPMLRLVQGDVGSGKTVVAALAALHAIANGRQTALMAPTELLAEQHLRSFRAWFEPLGIDVVWLAGKVTGRARAKALAQLAAGAPIVVGTHALMQEGVEFARLGLAIVDEQHRFGVQQRMALRDKGQAGGEAPHQLVLTATPIPRTLAMSAYADLDVSTLDELPPGRTPVRTVAIANTRRDEVVERIRAACAEGRQAYWVCTLIEEVGEKSAPGRAGPGEGTRGQLLQLQAQAAEVAHAQLCAALPELRVGLVHGRMKANDKQVAMDAFKEGRTALLVATTVIEVGVDVPNASLMVIENAERLGLAQLHQLRGRVGRGSVASTCVLLYQPPLSGLAKQRLETLRETNDGFAIAEMDLRLRGPGELLGTRQTGEMGFRVADIVRDARLMPAVQRVGTAMLRGHPVLARRLVERWIGAAARFAEA, encoded by the coding sequence GTGACGACGCCCGCCGATACGCACCCCATTCCGAGCAACGATCCCGGGCTCGCACCGGTGTCGACGCTGCCGGGCGTCGGTCCCGCGGTGGCGGACACGTTGCGCAGACTCGGCATCGAGCGCGTGCAGGATCTGTGGTTCCATCTGCCGCTGCGTTACGAGGACCGCACCCGCATCACGCCGCTCCGCGAGCTCGCCGCCGGCGAATCGGCACAAGTCGAAGGCGTGGTCGAAGCGATCCAGACCGGTTTCCGCCCGCGGCCGCAATTGCGCGTGGCGATCACCGATGCGTCGCGCGAGACATTGGTGTTGCGCTTCTTCCATTTCCGCCGCCAGCAGGCGCAGCAATTCGCGCCCGGCGTGCGGCTGCAATGCTATGGCGCGGTCCGCCACGGCCAGCACGGCCTGGAAATGGTGCATCCGCAATATCGCGTGTTACGCGGGGAAGCGGTGGTCGAAGACACCTTGACGCCGGTCTATCCCGTTACCGAAGGACTCGGCCAGCAGCGCCTGCGCGGCGTGATCGAGAAGGCGCTGGCGCGCCTGCCTGATGCAGCCGCGCTGGAATTGATTCCGTCCGAACTGCTGGAGCCTTTGGGCTTGATGCCGTTGCGCGATGCGCTGCTGGGCGTGCACCGGCCGGCGCCGGACGCCGACGTGGCCGCGCTGCTGGCGTGCACGCATCCGGCGCAGCAGCGGCTGGCGTTCGAAGAACTGCTGGCCCACCACATCAGCCTCAAACAGATGCGTGCGCTGGTACGCAAGCATCGCGCGCCTGCGTTGCCGGCCGACGCCGGATTGCGGCAGCGCTTCCTCGAAGGTTTGCCCTTTGCGCTCACCCATGCGCAGGCGCGGGTGGCGCAGGAAGTCGGGCGTGATCTCGGAAAAAACGTGCCGATGCTGCGACTGGTGCAAGGCGACGTCGGCTCGGGCAAGACGGTCGTGGCCGCGCTCGCCGCGCTGCATGCGATCGCGAACGGCCGGCAAACCGCGCTGATGGCGCCCACCGAACTGTTGGCCGAACAGCATCTGCGCAGTTTCCGCGCGTGGTTCGAACCGCTGGGCATCGACGTGGTGTGGCTTGCGGGCAAGGTGACGGGCCGTGCGCGCGCCAAGGCGCTGGCGCAACTCGCGGCGGGCGCACCGATCGTGGTCGGCACCCACGCGCTGATGCAGGAAGGCGTCGAATTCGCGAGGCTGGGTCTCGCCATCGTGGACGAGCAGCACCGCTTCGGCGTGCAGCAGCGGATGGCGCTGCGCGACAAGGGCCAGGCGGGTGGCGAGGCGCCGCATCAACTGGTGCTGACCGCGACGCCGATCCCGCGCACGCTGGCCATGAGCGCCTACGCCGATCTCGATGTGTCCACGCTGGACGAATTGCCGCCCGGCCGTACGCCGGTGCGCACGGTCGCGATCGCCAATACCCGCCGCGACGAAGTCGTCGAGCGCATCCGCGCCGCGTGCGCGGAAGGGCGGCAGGCGTATTGGGTGTGCACGTTGATCGAGGAGGTTGGCGAAAAGTCCGCACCGGGACGTGCGGGCCCTGGCGAAGGGACCCGCGGACAACTACTCCAATTGCAGGCGCAGGCGGCCGAAGTCGCGCACGCACAACTTTGTGCCGCGCTGCCGGAACTCCGCGTCGGGCTGGTGCACGGACGCATGAAAGCGAATGACAAGCAGGTAGCGATGGATGCGTTCAAGGAAGGTCGCACCGCACTGCTGGTGGCGACGACTGTCATCGAAGTGGGCGTCGATGTCCCCAACGCCAGCCTGATGGTGATCGAGAACGCGGAGCGGCTGGGTCTTGCGCAACTGCACCAATTGCGCGGACGCGTGGGTCGCGGCAGCGTGGCTTCGACCTGCGTGTTGCTGTACCAGCCGCCTTTGTCCGGACTGGCGAAGCAGCGCCTGGAAACCCTGCGCGAGACCAACGACGGTTTCGCGATCGCGGAAATGGACCTGCGCCTGCGCGGTCCGGGTGAGTTGCTGGGCACGCGCCAGACCGGCGAGATGGGCTTCCGGGTGGCCGACATCGTGCGGGATGCGCGCCTGATGCCGGCCGTGCAGCGGGTCGGGACCGCGATGCTGCGTGGTCATCCGGTTCTGGCGCGGCGGCTGGTGGAGCGCTGGATCGGCGCCGCGGCGCGGTTTGCCGAGGCCTAG
- a CDS encoding LSU ribosomal protein L31p, with protein sequence MKADIHPDYHPVVFQDAASDFAFLTRSTMTSDETVKWEDGNEYPVIKVDISSASHPFYTGKQKVMDAGGRIDKFKRRYAAGK encoded by the coding sequence ATGAAAGCCGACATCCACCCCGATTACCACCCGGTGGTCTTCCAGGACGCCGCTTCCGACTTCGCGTTCCTCACGCGTTCGACGATGACGAGCGACGAGACCGTCAAGTGGGAAGACGGCAACGAATACCCCGTGATCAAGGTCGACATCTCGTCGGCTTCGCACCCGTTCTACACCGGCAAGCAGAAGGTGATGGACGCGGGCGGCCGCATCGACAAGTTCAAGCGACGCTACGCCGCGGGCAAGTGA
- a CDS encoding Guanosine-3',5'-bis(diphosphate) 3'-pyrophosphohydrolase/ GTP pyrophosphokinase, (p)ppGpp synthetase II: protein MRKRKAKTEAAEAAGPTAVAETAGIDELATQLAAYLPPEQIERVRGAYAVGARAHARQKRKSGEPYITHPLAVAAILAGLRLDAETIIAAILHDTLEDTGMTRVQLEASFGSTVTELVDGVTKLERVDFASRIEADAESFRKMLLAMARDLRVILIKLADRLHNMRTLSAMAPDARRRIARETLEIYAPIAARLGMNAIRAELQDLGFRSLYPDRYKIIASRIKRTLGNRRESMERIELALAERLAADGIPVRIISRVKAPYSIWSKMKGEHKTFDQLMDVYGFRLITDSVAHCYQALGSAHSLFKPVEGRFKDFIAIPKANGYQSLHTVLFGPFGAPIEIQIRTEEMDMVAERGVAAHWSYKQDAIPSNSAQSRARAWVAGLADSQAATPSSLEFFENVKVDLFPDEVYLFTPAGDIQALPRNATALDLAFAVHTDVGMHAVAARIDGKLASLRAQPTSGQTVEVITAPSAAPNPSWLDFAVTGKARAAIRQYLKHLQHEDAIDFGHRMLESALDASGSSLDAVPPEALDRYLADNNLRRLEDLLSDIAMGNRMPDQVAAKLIALGGSVIGTAQHRAEKIRISGAERGILSFGNCCHPVPGDDIVGYLSPGKGIVVHRVECPNVTELFKLPERRVEIGWDSEVQGDYRVELRVEVVNRPGVLATVSAAIAEANSNIDDVKYIERGIQAATLIFTIEVKNRKHLADVMRRIRNTKVVNGVYRYPL, encoded by the coding sequence ATGCGCAAGCGCAAAGCCAAGACAGAGGCAGCCGAAGCGGCCGGGCCGACCGCGGTTGCTGAAACAGCGGGCATCGACGAACTTGCCACGCAGCTTGCGGCCTACCTTCCTCCCGAACAAATCGAACGCGTTCGTGGTGCGTACGCGGTAGGCGCGCGCGCGCACGCCCGCCAGAAGCGCAAGAGCGGCGAACCGTACATCACCCATCCGCTCGCGGTGGCCGCGATCCTCGCCGGGCTGCGGCTGGATGCCGAGACCATCATCGCGGCGATCCTGCACGACACGCTGGAAGACACCGGCATGACGCGCGTGCAGCTCGAGGCCAGCTTCGGCAGCACGGTCACCGAACTGGTGGATGGCGTCACCAAGCTCGAGCGCGTGGATTTCGCGAGCCGCATCGAAGCCGACGCCGAGAGCTTCCGCAAGATGCTGCTGGCGATGGCGCGCGACCTGCGCGTGATCCTGATCAAGCTGGCCGATCGCCTGCACAACATGCGCACGCTGTCGGCGATGGCGCCCGACGCGCGCCGGCGCATCGCACGCGAGACGCTGGAGATTTACGCGCCGATCGCGGCGCGCCTCGGCATGAACGCGATCCGCGCCGAGTTGCAGGACCTCGGCTTCCGCAGCCTGTATCCGGATCGCTACAAGATCATCGCGTCACGCATCAAGCGCACGCTGGGCAACCGCCGCGAATCGATGGAAAGGATCGAGCTGGCCCTGGCGGAACGCCTGGCCGCGGACGGCATCCCCGTGCGCATCATCAGCCGGGTAAAGGCGCCGTACAGCATCTGGTCGAAGATGAAGGGCGAGCACAAGACCTTCGACCAGCTGATGGATGTGTACGGCTTCCGCCTGATTACCGACAGCGTCGCGCATTGCTACCAGGCGCTCGGTTCCGCGCATTCGCTGTTCAAGCCGGTGGAGGGGCGCTTCAAGGATTTCATCGCGATCCCGAAGGCCAACGGCTACCAGTCGCTGCACACGGTGCTGTTCGGTCCGTTCGGCGCGCCGATCGAAATCCAGATCCGCACCGAAGAGATGGACATGGTCGCCGAGCGCGGGGTGGCGGCGCACTGGTCGTACAAGCAGGACGCGATTCCGTCCAACAGCGCGCAGTCGCGCGCGCGCGCGTGGGTCGCCGGACTTGCTGATTCACAGGCGGCGACCCCGTCGTCGCTGGAATTCTTCGAGAACGTCAAGGTCGACCTGTTCCCGGACGAGGTCTATCTGTTCACGCCGGCGGGCGACATCCAGGCATTGCCCCGCAACGCGACCGCGCTCGACCTCGCCTTCGCGGTGCACACCGACGTCGGCATGCACGCGGTGGCGGCGCGCATCGACGGCAAGCTCGCGTCGCTGCGCGCGCAACCGACATCGGGTCAGACGGTGGAAGTGATCACGGCGCCTTCCGCCGCGCCCAATCCGTCGTGGCTGGATTTCGCGGTGACCGGCAAGGCGCGCGCGGCGATCCGCCAGTACCTGAAGCACCTGCAGCACGAGGACGCGATCGACTTCGGCCACCGCATGCTGGAAAGCGCGCTGGACGCCAGCGGTTCGAGCCTCGACGCGGTGCCGCCGGAAGCGCTGGACCGCTACCTCGCCGACAACAACCTGCGCCGCCTCGAAGACCTGTTGTCCGACATCGCGATGGGCAACCGCATGCCGGACCAGGTCGCAGCCAAATTGATCGCGCTGGGCGGTTCGGTGATCGGCACCGCGCAGCATCGCGCGGAAAAGATCCGCATCAGCGGCGCCGAGCGCGGCATCCTCAGTTTCGGCAACTGCTGCCATCCGGTGCCGGGCGACGACATCGTGGGTTATCTGTCACCCGGCAAGGGCATCGTCGTGCATCGCGTCGAGTGTCCCAACGTCACCGAGTTGTTCAAGCTGCCCGAGCGCCGCGTCGAGATCGGCTGGGACAGCGAAGTGCAGGGTGACTACCGCGTCGAGCTGCGGGTGGAAGTCGTCAATCGGCCCGGCGTGCTGGCGACGGTTTCCGCCGCGATCGCGGAAGCCAATTCCAACATCGATGACGTCAAGTACATCGAGCGCGGCATCCAGGCCGCCACCTTGATCTTCACGATCGAAGTGAAGAACCGCAAGCACCTCGCCGACGTGATGCGACGCATCCGCAACACGAAAGTGGTGAATGGCGTCTATCGCTATCCGTTGTGA